The Procambarus clarkii isolate CNS0578487 chromosome 91, FALCON_Pclarkii_2.0, whole genome shotgun sequence genome includes a region encoding these proteins:
- the LOC123773843 gene encoding mucin-2, with protein sequence MTAPFKAGEIADPESVKRSFTARIHSCGIPVKDNHKCGIPVKDNHKCGIPVKDNHKCGIPVKDNHKCGIPVKDNHKCGIQVKDNHKCGIPVKDNHKCGIQVKDNHKCGIPVKDNHKCGIPVKDIHTGYTAAFSCARYLLTDTSVLIMYMITSTDDSTWMTELGLPQLNFTSDRLSLKFRIFVLVNVPFVTSGTRRVGYLAVILRISVRIIIYTKKIFHVVVLSGAVVSVLGLAGPSPDAGAEPEPQTKDGYTYDAPFKSFGLPGEDLDQIRPTYTEPDTGYLPPVGLAPDDALAGLAFGLPSIDSDFGQPSPGPSYDPPPYGVTTPSYTPPKPTYVPPQPSYTPPKPTYGTPKPSYTPPKPSYTPPKPTYGTPKPTYVPPQPSYTPPKPTYGTPKPTYVPPQPSYTPPKPTYVPPQPSYTPPKPTYGTPKPTYVPPQPSYSPKPTYVPPQPSYTPPKPSYTPPKSTYGTPKPTYVPPQPSYSPKPTYVPPQPSYTPPKPTYGTPKPTYVPPQPSYTPPKPTYGTPKPTYVPPQPSYSPKPTYVPPQPSYTPPKPTYTPPKPTYGAPKPTYGPPQPSYTPPKPTYGTPKPTYVPPQPSYTPPKPTYVPPQPSYGPPKPTYGTPKPTYVPPQPSYTPPKPTYGTPTPSYTPPIPTYAPPKPTYGTPVPSYTPPKPTYGTPRPTYVPPQPSYTPPKPTYGTPVPSYTPPKPTYGTPRPTYVPSQPSYTPPKPTYGTPVPSYTPPKPTYGTPVPSYTAPRQSFGSSSHSSESSSFSSESSSAYKSSNEVINVGFGSASAGGVGPAGSFGGANTAYGPVPFTGTNLAGSQGSAGFTGSQGSAGYAGSQGSTGYAGSQGSAGFASTQGSTGFAGTQGSTGYAGSQGSTGFASSQGSTGFASSQGSIGFSGSQGSTGLTGSYGASGFAGGVAGSFDEENSLLSSQDASLESRQLTSGYNTGPAYNEKGMPFDFAYAVNDEYNGNFYSHRANSDGILTTGEYSVVLPDGRKQIVTFTADKDLGYVAKVTYEGEASYPSQALNTNNVVVLSGAVVSVLGLAGPSPDAGAEPEPQTKDGYTYDAPFKSFGLPGEDLDQIRPTYTEPDTGYLPPVGLAPDDALAGLAFGLPSIDSDFGQPSPGPSYDPPPYGITTPKPYKHAPGPSYTPPRPIYGTPKPTYGTPKPTYGTPKPTYGTPKPTYGTPKPTYGTPKPTYGTPKPTYGTPKPTYGTPKPTYGTPKPTYGTPKPTYRTPKPTYVPPQPSYGPPRPSYTPPKPTYGTPKPTYGTPKPTYGTPKPTYGTPKLTYGTPKPTYGTPKPTYGTPKPTYVPPQPSYGPPRPSYTPPKPTYGTPKPTYGTPKPTYGTPKPTYVPPQPSYGPPKPTYGTPKPTYGTPKPTYVPPQPSYGPPRPSYTPPKPTYGTPKPTYGTPKPTYVPPQPSYGPPKPTYVPPQPSYGPPKPTYGTPKPTYGTPKPTYVPPQPSYGPPKPTYVPPQPSYGPPKPTYGTPKPNYVPPQPSYGTPKPTYVPPQPSYGPPKPTYGTPKPTYVPPQPSYGPPRPSYTPPKPTYGTPKPTYVPPQPSYTTPKPTYGTPVPSYTAPRQSFGSSSHSSQSSSFSSESSSAYKSSNEVINVGFGSASAGGVGPAGSFGGANTAYGPVPFTGTNLAGSQGSAGYAGSQGSTGYAGSQGSTGYAGSQGSAGYAGSRGSAGYTGSQGSTGQTGSYGASGFAGGVAGSFDKQNSLLSSQDASLQSRQLTSGYNTGPSYNQKGMPFDFAYTVNDEKSGNFYSHRANSDGILTTGEYSVVLPDSRKQVVSYTADSDQGYVAKVAYEGEANYPSPTPPGYNYN encoded by the exons TGAATGTTCCATTCGTGACGAGCGGGACTCGTCGTGTGGGTTACCTTGCGGTAATTCTGAGGATCAGCGTCCGCATCATCATCTACACCAAGAAGATCTTTCAC gtggtaGTGTTGAGTGGGGCGGTGGTGAGTGTCCTGGGGCTGGCTGGTCCATCACCGGACGCTGGGGCAGAGCCGGAGCCTCAGACCAAGGATGGGTACACCTACGATGCACCGTTCAAGTCATTCGGCCTCCCAGGCGAGGACCTAGACCAGATCCGGCCCACCTACACGGAGCCTGACACGGGATACCTTCCACCAGTGGGTCTCGCTCCTGACGATGCTCTAGCCGGCCTAGCTTTCGGTTTACCCTCTATTGACTCTGATTTCGGCCAACCAAGTCCTGGGCCGTCTTACGATCCTCCGCCATATGGCGTAACTACACCATCCTATACCCCACCTAAACCAACCTACGTTCCACCTCAACCATCCTATACACCACCTAAACCAACCTATGGAACACCTAAACCATCCTATACACCACCTAAACCATCCTATACACCACCTAAACCAACATATGGAACACCTAAACCGACCTATGTTCCACCTCAACCATCCTATACACCACCTAAACCAACCTATGGAACACCTAAACCGACCTATGTTCCACCTCAACCATCCTATACACCACCTAAACCGACCTACGTTCCACCTCAACCATCCTATACACCACCTAAACCGACCTATGGAACGCCTAAACCTACCTACGTTCCACCTCAACCATCCTATTCACCTAAACCGACCTACGTTCCGCCTCAACCATCCTATACACCACCTAAACCATCCTATACACCACCTAAATCGACCTATGGAACACCTAAACCGACCTATGTTCCACCTCAACCATCCTATTCACCTAAACCGACCTATGTTCCACCTCAACCATCCTATACACCACCTAAACCGACCTATGGAACGCCTAAACCGACCTATGTTCCACCTCAACCATCCTATACACCACCTAAACCGACCTATGGAACGCCTAAACCGACCTATGTTCCGCCTCAACCATCCTATTCACCTAAACCGACCTATGTTCCACCTCAACCATCCTATACACCACCTAAACCAACCTATACACCACCTAAACCAACCTATGGAGCGCCTAAACCGACCTACGGTCCACCTCAACCATCCTATACACCACCTAAACCGACCTATGGAACACCTAAACCGACCTATGTTCCACCTCAACCATCCTATACACCACCTAAACCGACCTACGTTCCGCCTCAACCATCCTATGGTCCCCCTAAACCGACCTATGGTACCCCTAAACCGACCTACGTTCCACCTCAACCATCCTATACACCACCTAAACCGACCTACGGTACTCCTACACCATCTTACACCCCACCTATACCGACCTATGCTCCACCCAAACCAACCTACGGTACGCCTGTACCCTCTTATACTCCACCTAAACCAACCTATGGAACACCTAGACCGACCTATGTTCCACCTCAACCTTCCTATACTCCACCCAAACCAACCTACGGTACGCCTGTACCCTCTTACACTCCACCTAAACCAACCTATGGAACACCTAGACCGACCTATGTTCCATCCCAACCATCCTATACTCCACCTAAACCAACCTACGGTACGCCTGTACCCTCTTACACTCCACCTAAACCAACCTACGGTACACCTGTACCATCCTACACTGCACCTAGACAGAGCTTTGGTTCATCTTCTCACTCATCAGAGTCCTCAAGTTTCTCATCAGAATCCTCGTCAGCTTACAAATCCTCTAATGAGGTCATAAATGTTGGTTTTGGCAGCGCATCGGCCGGCGGCGTGGGACCAGCTGGCTCCTTCGGGGGAGCCAACACTGCCTATGGTCCTGTGCCATTCACTGGCACCAACCTGGCCGGTTCCCAGGGCTCTGCCGGATTTACAGGTTCCCAGGGCTCTGCCGGATATGCAGGTTCCCAGGGCTCTACCGGATATGCAGGTTCCCAGGGCTCTGCCGGATTTGCCAGTACCCAAGGCTCTACTGGATTTGCTGGTACCCAGGGCTCTACCGGATATGCAGGTTCCCAGGGCTCTACGGGATTTGCCAGCTCCCAGGGCTCTACGGGATTTGCCAGTTCCCAGGGCTCTATCGGATTTTCAGGTTCCCAGGGCTCAACTGGACTAACAGGCTCGTATGGAGCATCTGGGTTTGCAGGTGGTGTGGCGGGCTCATTTGATGAGGAAAACTCGCTTCTGTCGTCGCAAGATGCATCCCTTGAATCACGACAGCTAACTTCCGGCTATAATACTGGGCCAGCATATAATGAG AAGGGGATGCCATTCGACTTCGCTTACGCTGTGAACGACGAGTACAATGGTAACTTCTACAGTCATAGAGCGAACTCTGACGGCATACTAACGACCGGCGAGTACTCAGTTGTACTCCCCGATGGTCGCAAGCAAATCGTCACCTTTACGGCGGACAAGGACCTGGGTTACGTAGCCAAGGTAACTTACGAGGGTGAGGCTAGCTACCCCTCCCAGGCACTAAACACCAACAAT gtggtaGTGTTGAGTGGGGCGGTGGTGAGTGTCCTGGGACTGGCTGGTCCGTCACCGGACGCTGGGGCAGAGCCGGAGCCTCAGACCAAGGATGGGTACACCTACGATGCACCGTTCAAGTCATTCGGCCTCCCAGGCGAGGACCTAGACCAGATCCGGCCCACCTACACGGAGCCTGACACGGGATACCTTCCACCAGTGGGTCTCGCTCCTGACGATGCTCTAGCCGGCCTAGCTTTCGGTTTACCCTCTATTGACTCTGATTTCGGCCAACCAAGTCCTGGGCCGTCTTACGATCCTCCGCCATATGGCATAACTACACCCAAACCCTATAAACATGCACCAGGACCATCCTATACACCACCTAGACCGATCTATGGTACCCCTAAACCGACCTATGGTACCCCTAAACCAACCTATGGTACCCCTAAACCAACCTATGGTACCCCTAAACCGACCTATGGTACCCCTAAACCAACCTATGGTACCCCTAAACCAACCTATGGTACCCCTAAACCAACCTATGGTACCCCTAAACCAACCTATGGTACCCCTAAACCAACCTATGGTACCCCTAAACCAACCTATGGTACCCCTAAACCGACCTATCGTACCCCTAAACCTACTTATGTTCCACCCCAGCCATCCTATGGTCCTCCTCGACCATCTTATACACCACCTAAGCCGACCTACGGTACCCCTAAACCGACCTACGGTACCCCTAAACCAACCTATGGAACCCCTAAACCGACCTATGGTACCCCTAAACTGACCTATGGTACCCCTAAACCAACCTATGGTACCCCTAAACCAACCTATGGTACCCCTAAACCAACCTATGTTCCACCTCAACCATCCTATGGTCCTCCTCGACCATCCTATACACCACCTAAGCCGACCTACGGTACTCCTAAACCGACCTATGGTACCCCTAAACCGACCTATGGTACCCCTAAACCGACCTATGTTCCACCTCAACCATCCTATGGTCCCCCTAAACCGACCTATGGTACCCCTAAACCGACCTATGGTACCCCTAAACCTACTTATGTTCCACCCCAACCATCCTATGGTCCTCCTCGACCATCTTATACGCCACCTAAGCCGACCTACGGTACCCCTAAACCGACCTATGGTACCCCTAAACCAACCTATGTTCCACCTCAACCATCCTATGGTCCCCCTAAACCGACCTATGTTCCACCCCAACCATCCTATGGTCCCCCTAAACCGACCTATGGTACCCCTAAACCGACCTATGGCACCCCTAAACCGACCTATGTTCCACCTCAACCATCCTATGGTCCCCCTAAACCGACCTATGTTCCACCCCAACCATCCTATGGTCCCCCTAAACCGACCTATGGTACCCCTAAACCGAACTATGTTCCACCTCAACCATCCTATGGTACTCCTAAACCGACCTATGTTCCACCTCAACCATCCTATGGTCCCCCTAAACCGACCTATGGTACCCCTAAACCTACTTATGTTCCACCCCAACCATCCTATGGTCCTCCTCGACCATCTTATACACCACCTAAGCCGACCTATGGTACCCCTAAACCGACCTACGTTCCACCCCAACCTTCCTATACTACACCTAAACCAACGTACGGTACACCTGTACCATCCTACACTGCACCTAGACAGAGCTTTGGTTCATCTTCTCACTCATCACAGTCCTCAAGTTTCTCATCAGAATCCTCGTCAGCTTACAAATCCTCTAATGAGGTCATAAATGTTGGTTTTGGCAGCGCATCGGCCGGCGGCGTGGGACCAGCTGGCTCCTTCGGGGGAGCCAACACTGCCTATGGTCCTGTGCCATTCACTGGCACCAACCTGGCCGGTTCTCAGGGCTCTGCCGGATATGCAGGTTCCCAGGGCTCTACCGGATATGCAGGTTCCCAGGGCTCTACCGGATATGCAGGTTCCCAGGGCTCTGCCGGATATGCAGGTTCCCGGGGCTCTGCCGGATATACAGGTTCCCAGGGCTCAACTGGACAAACAGGCTCGTATGGAGCGTCTGGGTTTGCAGGTGGTGTGGCGGGCTCATTTGATAAACAAAACTCGCTTCTGTCGTCACAAGATGCATCCCTTCAATCACGGCAGCTAACTTCTGGCTATAATACTGGTCCATCGTATAATCAG AAAGGGATGCCGTTCGACTTCGCTTATACTGTGAACGACGAAAAGAGCGGAAACTTCTACAGCCACAGAGCAAACTCTGATGGAATACTGACCACCGGCGAGTACTCAGTAGTTCTCCCTGACAGTCGCAAGCAAGTTGTTTCCTATACAGCTGACAGCGACCAAGGCTATGTAGCCAAGGTAGCCTATGAAGGCGAGGCTAACTATCCATCTCCAACACCTCCAGGCTATAATTATAATTAG